The Spirosoma radiotolerans genome has a window encoding:
- a CDS encoding glycosyltransferase family 2 protein → MPNPQISIVAPLYNETESLPRLVARLNAVMDASPLHIEVVLVDDGSRDTTAVLMQQLALTDSRYQCVFLSRNYGHQIALTAGIASASGTEALFIIDGDLQDPPELLTEFYQKYQEGYDVVYAIRKKRKENWFKRTAYSLFYRLMRSISYVDLPLDSGDFSLISRRVADVLKQMPEESRFIRGMRSWIGFRQIGVEYERDARLEGESKYSFSMLQRLAYNGIFNFSEYPVKLITRMGMFTIGVAVIYLIQTLIKRFIYHDVPQGFTALLFVIVLFSGVQLIALGLIGEYVLRIFFQAKGRPLYVVREIIRHQQRQPLPTIRNPDLTTTA, encoded by the coding sequence TTGCCGAATCCACAGATTTCTATTGTCGCTCCATTATACAACGAAACGGAATCGTTACCGCGTCTTGTCGCTCGGCTGAATGCCGTAATGGATGCGTCGCCCCTGCACATTGAAGTTGTATTGGTTGATGATGGGAGCCGCGATACGACGGCCGTGCTGATGCAGCAGCTGGCCCTCACCGACAGTCGCTATCAATGCGTATTCTTGTCCCGTAATTACGGGCATCAGATTGCGCTCACGGCGGGTATAGCCTCGGCTAGCGGCACAGAAGCGCTATTTATCATCGATGGCGATTTGCAGGACCCGCCCGAATTGCTGACGGAGTTTTATCAGAAATACCAGGAAGGGTACGATGTCGTATATGCCATTCGGAAGAAGCGAAAAGAAAACTGGTTCAAACGAACAGCTTACTCCCTGTTTTATCGGCTGATGCGGTCAATTTCGTATGTCGACTTGCCGTTGGATAGTGGTGATTTCTCGCTCATTAGCCGCCGGGTTGCCGATGTACTCAAACAAATGCCCGAAGAGAGCCGGTTTATCCGGGGGATGCGGAGCTGGATTGGGTTTCGCCAGATCGGCGTTGAATATGAGCGTGACGCCCGGCTGGAGGGCGAGTCGAAATACTCATTCAGTATGCTGCAACGCCTGGCGTACAACGGCATCTTTAACTTTAGCGAATACCCTGTGAAGCTGATCACCCGAATGGGCATGTTCACGATTGGGGTTGCAGTGATTTACCTGATTCAGACGCTGATAAAACGGTTTATTTACCATGACGTGCCCCAGGGCTTTACGGCGTTGCTGTTCGTTATTGTTTTATTTAGTGGGGTACAGCTAATCGCGCTGGGTTTGATTGGTGAATATGTATTGCGCATTTTTTTTCAGGCCAAAGGGCGTCCGTTGTATGTCGTTCGGGAGATTATCCGACACCAGCAGCGTCAGCCTTTGCCAACTATACGAAATCCAGACCTTACAACGACTGCTTAA
- a CDS encoding glycosyltransferase, translated as MSSACIIIPCYNEATRLRTEVFLAFMQQGTNVNFCFVDDGSTDGTKAVLEGMQAQYPNRISALILPRNQGKSGAVRAGMLHCADKSFDYLGFLDADLATPLTAIADLTAVLDANTALDLVMGSRIKFLGVDIRRDAFRHYVGRIIATVISTILKLPVYDSQCGAKLFRSGIVVKLFQEPFISPWLFDVELLARLTQHYGRPAVLSHLAEQPLRQWIEQSDSRISSGYVFRMWYELYRIQQKYRNV; from the coding sequence ATGTCGTCTGCCTGCATCATTATTCCCTGTTACAACGAGGCTACCCGCCTTCGGACCGAGGTATTTCTAGCGTTTATGCAACAGGGTACAAACGTGAATTTCTGTTTTGTAGACGACGGTAGCACCGATGGGACCAAAGCGGTACTGGAAGGGATGCAGGCGCAGTACCCGAATCGCATCAGTGCTTTAATTTTACCCCGGAATCAGGGTAAATCGGGTGCCGTGCGGGCGGGCATGCTGCATTGTGCCGATAAATCCTTCGATTACCTCGGTTTTCTGGATGCCGACCTGGCCACCCCGCTCACGGCCATTGCTGATTTGACCGCCGTCCTGGATGCCAACACGGCGCTTGATCTGGTCATGGGCTCGCGCATTAAGTTCCTGGGCGTCGATATTCGGCGGGATGCGTTTCGGCATTATGTGGGTCGAATCATTGCTACCGTCATCAGTACGATTCTGAAATTGCCCGTTTACGATTCGCAGTGTGGTGCCAAACTATTCCGGTCGGGTATCGTCGTGAAGCTGTTTCAGGAACCGTTCATTAGTCCCTGGCTATTTGATGTCGAATTACTGGCCCGGCTTACCCAGCACTATGGTCGGCCGGCTGTACTCAGTCACCTTGCGGAGCAACCCCTGCGGCAGTGGATCGAGCAAAGTGATTCACGCATCAGCTCGGGGTATGTGTTTAGAATGTGGTATGAGCTATACCGGATTCAGCAAAAATACAGAAATGTATAA
- a CDS encoding DUF6056 family protein has product MKHPLIDRLATITVILLFLLAYLPLLLLSFHNHPSAADDYCFADTAVRYGFWQGQKFYYNGWTGRYFSNMLVHGSPLVWGWYDGYRFIPALLTTALVGAIYALVNELLRGESLKNRLQVTALLFFMIVLALQSTVEAFFWTAAMATYTVPTILTIYLLAVIIRWYRLPEGVLKGLTAVWAGFLVFASIGSGETNLVLLILLLLAILGYRLVFLRRFDPLLVWLVLVAFVSAWLLFRAPGNAIRMGSNQTKAGELVKSMVLSFGWLARSMGLWLLKTPVIPFSLLFIPIARRLVRHGSPVRELFLLPAGLVAVVYLGLLAATIFPSYYGLGIPPFARTMNVLFVFFALGWFYVLTVWVGWLERLGRSLTLVQKWPAPVWMLTAIWLIGSIVVSKSVKQMGIDLISGNAATYDREMTERHRQLMASADTVRLRPISVYPPSIFVEDIKPDRMHWWNRCQSGYYGHKVIVLDSTFTATAQP; this is encoded by the coding sequence ATGAAACACCCGCTTATTGATCGGTTGGCGACCATAACCGTCATTCTCCTGTTTTTACTGGCCTATCTGCCCTTACTACTGCTCTCGTTTCACAACCATCCATCGGCTGCCGACGACTACTGTTTTGCCGATACGGCTGTGCGGTACGGGTTCTGGCAGGGCCAGAAATTTTATTACAATGGCTGGACCGGGCGTTATTTCTCCAATATGCTGGTTCATGGAAGCCCTCTGGTGTGGGGCTGGTATGATGGCTACCGGTTTATTCCGGCGTTACTGACAACTGCTCTGGTTGGTGCTATCTACGCGCTGGTCAATGAGTTATTACGGGGCGAGTCGCTAAAAAACCGCCTTCAGGTTACGGCCTTGCTGTTTTTTATGATCGTGCTGGCGCTGCAAAGTACCGTCGAAGCGTTTTTCTGGACAGCTGCCATGGCGACCTACACTGTCCCAACCATACTCACCATTTATCTGCTGGCGGTTATCATCCGATGGTATCGTTTACCGGAAGGCGTCCTGAAAGGATTGACCGCCGTCTGGGCAGGGTTTCTGGTATTTGCTAGCATTGGCTCCGGCGAAACAAACCTTGTGTTATTGATTTTATTATTGCTGGCCATTCTGGGCTATCGGCTGGTGTTTCTCCGGCGGTTCGATCCCTTGCTGGTCTGGCTGGTGCTGGTTGCCTTTGTATCAGCCTGGCTATTGTTCCGGGCTCCGGGCAACGCTATCCGGATGGGCAGCAATCAGACGAAGGCGGGCGAGCTGGTCAAGTCAATGGTACTTTCGTTTGGCTGGCTGGCTCGGTCGATGGGGTTGTGGTTGCTGAAAACGCCGGTTATTCCTTTTTCGTTGCTTTTCATCCCTATCGCCCGTCGGCTGGTTCGGCATGGCAGCCCGGTTCGGGAGTTGTTTTTATTACCGGCAGGTTTAGTCGCGGTTGTGTATCTTGGCTTGCTGGCTGCCACTATTTTTCCGTCCTACTATGGATTAGGCATTCCGCCTTTTGCCCGAACGATGAACGTCCTGTTTGTTTTCTTTGCGCTCGGCTGGTTTTATGTCTTAACGGTCTGGGTAGGCTGGCTGGAACGGCTTGGTCGCAGCCTGACGCTCGTTCAAAAATGGCCTGCACCCGTGTGGATGCTGACTGCTATCTGGTTGATCGGCAGTATTGTTGTCAGTAAATCCGTTAAGCAGATGGGTATTGACCTGATTAGTGGCAATGCCGCCACCTACGACCGTGAGATGACCGAGCGGCATCGCCAATTGATGGCATCAGCGGATACGGTTCGCTTGCGACCCATTAGTGTATACCCACCCAGTATCTTTGTCGAAGATATTAAACCGGACCGGATGCACTGGTGGAACCGTTGCCAATCAGGTTATTATGGACATAAAGTAATTGTTCTCGACTCTACATTCACCGCCACCGCCCAGCCATAA
- a CDS encoding DMT family transporter yields MQKKASLTDYFQLHFIVLIWGFTAILGKLLQPLDPSAVVLFRTLLAVIGVGVVLTIRRQNLRVSTADAWGLLGTGGLIGLHWVLFFLAARLSNVSVCLAGMATSSLWASVLEPLLLRRRVRPVEVGLGAAVMAGLYLIFRFEFDKVVGLAVAVGSAMLSSLFTIINSRFTHRYDALVISFYEMAGALLGAIVLWLLVRQLNAHETGVVVQYVPQTGMQWLWLFVLSMVCTVYAYTIGVSLLRKFSPYLAILTVNLEPVYGILLALLIFGDTEHMTSGFYIGTLVILIAVLAYPFLGGQKPTNTTPTGGDLEIDVQP; encoded by the coding sequence ATGCAAAAAAAGGCTTCACTCACTGACTATTTTCAACTTCATTTCATTGTTCTGATCTGGGGTTTTACCGCTATTCTGGGCAAATTACTGCAACCGCTCGACCCGTCGGCGGTCGTTTTGTTTCGGACCTTGCTGGCTGTTATCGGGGTTGGCGTTGTGCTGACCATTCGTCGACAGAACCTGCGCGTATCGACCGCTGATGCCTGGGGATTGCTGGGAACGGGTGGGCTCATTGGTTTGCACTGGGTCTTGTTTTTTCTGGCGGCCCGGTTGTCCAATGTGTCGGTATGCCTGGCTGGTATGGCAACCAGTTCGCTTTGGGCAAGTGTGCTGGAACCGTTGCTGTTGCGTCGGCGGGTACGCCCTGTTGAGGTAGGGCTTGGCGCGGCTGTTATGGCGGGGCTTTACCTGATCTTTCGCTTCGAGTTCGACAAGGTGGTGGGGCTGGCAGTTGCCGTTGGGTCAGCCATGTTATCATCGCTGTTTACCATCATCAATAGCCGATTCACGCACCGGTACGATGCGCTGGTCATTTCGTTTTATGAGATGGCCGGTGCCTTGCTGGGCGCTATTGTACTCTGGTTGCTGGTGCGGCAGCTTAATGCTCACGAAACCGGCGTTGTGGTCCAGTATGTACCCCAAACAGGCATGCAATGGCTCTGGCTGTTCGTGCTTTCGATGGTTTGCACCGTGTATGCCTACACCATTGGGGTTAGCCTCTTACGAAAGTTTTCACCATATCTGGCCATATTAACTGTAAATTTGGAGCCGGTATATGGTATACTACTGGCCCTATTGATTTTTGGCGATACCGAACACATGACATCGGGCTTCTACATCGGTACACTTGTTATTCTGATTGCCGTCCTGGCTTACCCATTCTTGGGCGGACAGAAACCGACAAATACCACACCTACCGGAGGTGACCTGGAAATAGATGTTCAACCATAA
- a CDS encoding LptF/LptG family permease, translating to MKLLDAYILKRFLQTYIFVVMVIVLVVVMIDYTEKVDNFHKTHAPGNEILFSYYLNFIPYWANYISPLMVFIATVFLTSRLAARTEIIAILSSGVSFIRLLFPYVLGASVLAVATYFMVNYVIPKANKTRIAFEIKYINDAYNYSGRNVHLKIAPNTYAYLESYNNQSNTGYKFTMERVEGNQLKQKLSADHIEWDAKKKKWTVYDYKIRTINGLQETLTPGPRIDTTLNLKPDDFSSDFNLYETLTRPELNRHIDLLQSRGADGVETYLLEKYSRDTRPFAIIILTVIGVIMSARKSRRGVGWQVALGFILAFTYLLFFMLAKGIAESGNLNPIVAVWLPNAIFAAIGVLLYNTIPR from the coding sequence ATGAAGCTTTTAGACGCCTATATACTTAAGCGCTTTTTACAAACCTACATCTTTGTGGTGATGGTGATTGTGCTGGTGGTCGTTATGATCGATTACACCGAAAAGGTGGACAACTTTCATAAAACCCATGCCCCCGGCAATGAAATCCTGTTCAGTTATTACCTCAATTTCATTCCGTACTGGGCCAACTACATTAGCCCGCTGATGGTCTTCATCGCCACCGTGTTTTTAACCTCGCGGTTAGCTGCCCGCACGGAGATTATTGCCATTTTGAGTAGTGGCGTTAGCTTTATTCGCCTGCTTTTTCCCTATGTGCTGGGGGCGTCGGTGTTGGCAGTAGCTACGTATTTTATGGTCAACTATGTGATTCCCAAGGCCAACAAAACCCGGATCGCATTCGAAATAAAGTACATCAACGATGCCTACAACTACTCCGGCCGGAACGTGCATCTGAAGATCGCTCCAAACACGTATGCTTATCTGGAAAGTTACAACAACCAGAGCAATACCGGCTATAAGTTTACGATGGAGCGCGTAGAGGGCAACCAGCTCAAACAAAAACTCTCCGCTGACCATATCGAGTGGGATGCCAAGAAGAAGAAATGGACCGTATACGACTATAAGATACGGACAATCAATGGGTTACAGGAAACGCTCACGCCAGGCCCCCGCATCGATACAACCCTGAATCTGAAACCCGATGACTTTAGTTCGGATTTTAACCTGTATGAAACCCTCACGCGCCCGGAGCTGAACCGCCACATTGACCTCTTGCAAAGCCGTGGCGCCGATGGCGTTGAGACTTATCTGCTCGAAAAATACAGCCGGGATACCCGTCCGTTCGCCATTATCATCCTGACGGTGATCGGCGTCATTATGTCGGCCCGGAAGAGCCGCCGGGGCGTGGGCTGGCAAGTGGCGTTGGGATTTATTCTGGCCTTTACGTATCTCCTGTTCTTTATGCTGGCCAAAGGCATTGCCGAGTCGGGCAACCTTAATCCCATAGTGGCGGTCTGGTTGCCAAACGCTATTTTTGCAGCTATTGGCGTACTTTTGTACAATACCATTCCAAGGTAA
- a CDS encoding metal-dependent transcriptional regulator, with amino-acid sequence MHSFTEENYLKTIYYLANRQQGEVSTNALAEMTATKAASVTDMLRKLAEKQLIHYKKYQGVRLTEEGERLALQVIRRHRLWEVFLVQKLGFGWDEVHEIAEEMEHIRSEELVTRLDTYLGCPQFDPHGDPIPTHAGQMPEMGYRKLSEVAMGEDVCLMAVLEHSTEFLKHLDHSHLTLGSTVTIHEINTFDKSVLVQVETGRTVFVTHEVAKNLLVS; translated from the coding sequence ATGCATTCATTCACTGAAGAGAACTATCTGAAGACCATTTATTACCTCGCCAATCGGCAGCAGGGTGAAGTGAGTACAAATGCTCTTGCAGAAATGACTGCCACCAAGGCTGCATCGGTGACAGATATGTTGCGCAAACTGGCTGAAAAACAGCTTATTCACTATAAAAAATACCAGGGCGTGCGGCTAACCGAAGAAGGGGAGAGGCTTGCCCTTCAGGTGATCCGGCGGCATCGGCTGTGGGAAGTTTTTCTGGTGCAGAAACTCGGTTTTGGCTGGGATGAAGTACATGAGATTGCTGAAGAAATGGAACACATTCGGTCGGAAGAGCTGGTGACGCGGTTAGATACGTATTTAGGCTGTCCACAGTTTGATCCGCATGGCGATCCAATTCCTACCCACGCCGGACAGATGCCTGAAATGGGCTATCGAAAACTATCGGAGGTGGCTATGGGAGAGGACGTTTGTCTGATGGCTGTGCTTGAACACTCGACCGAGTTTTTGAAACACCTTGATCATTCGCACCTTACCCTGGGTAGTACCGTTACCATTCATGAAATCAACACGTTCGATAAATCGGTATTGGTGCAGGTAGAAACCGGGCGTACGGTATTCGTCACCCACGAAGTCGCCAAAAATTTATTAGTAAGTTAG
- a CDS encoding Nramp family divalent metal transporter, with amino-acid sequence MEATNTSMNGWRQENNANSLADVHSSVQVPVGGGFFKTLRAYAGPGLMVAVGYMDPGNWATDIAGGARYGYRLLSVVLISNLFAILLQHLALKLGIATGRDLAQACRDHYSKPVSIGLWLLAEIAIAATDLAEVIGSAIALNLLFGLPLTVGILITALDVLLLLFLQNKGFQLIERIVASLIFLIVGCFGYELLVSKPDVASVVSGLIPRTEIISNPGMLYIAIGILGATVMPHNLYLHSSIVQTRNFGRNDEGRKSAIKYATIDSTVSLFLAFFINAAILILAGAAFHFSGNQQVADITDAHRLLDPVLGVKMAGILFAVALLASGQNSTLTGTMAGQIVMEGFINLRVKPWIRRLITRLVAIIPALIVAVLYGERGTSELLVLSQVVLSLQLSFAVVPLVLFTNSKAKMGRFANPLWIKALSWAVAVLIIGLNGYLLWDTVSSL; translated from the coding sequence ATGGAAGCAACAAATACATCGATGAACGGCTGGCGGCAGGAGAATAATGCAAACTCACTGGCCGACGTACATAGTTCTGTTCAGGTACCTGTGGGTGGAGGCTTTTTTAAAACCTTACGAGCCTATGCGGGTCCGGGATTGATGGTTGCGGTGGGTTATATGGATCCAGGCAACTGGGCAACGGACATTGCGGGCGGGGCGCGTTACGGGTATCGGTTGTTATCGGTCGTACTGATTTCCAACCTCTTTGCTATACTCCTTCAACACTTGGCCCTCAAATTAGGCATCGCTACGGGCCGCGATCTGGCGCAGGCCTGCCGCGATCATTACAGCAAGCCAGTCTCTATTGGTTTATGGCTACTGGCCGAAATCGCCATTGCCGCCACAGATCTGGCGGAGGTAATCGGCTCAGCCATTGCGCTTAACCTGCTCTTCGGCCTGCCCCTCACCGTTGGTATTCTAATTACGGCCCTGGATGTATTGCTGCTGTTATTTTTGCAGAATAAAGGATTTCAACTCATTGAACGGATAGTTGCCAGCCTGATTTTCCTGATTGTGGGTTGCTTTGGCTACGAGTTGCTGGTATCAAAACCCGATGTCGCCAGTGTCGTTTCCGGATTGATTCCTCGGACCGAGATAATCAGCAATCCGGGTATGCTTTACATTGCCATCGGCATATTAGGTGCCACGGTGATGCCCCATAATCTATATCTGCATTCCAGCATAGTGCAAACCCGTAATTTCGGGCGCAACGACGAGGGCCGTAAATCGGCTATTAAATACGCCACCATCGACTCGACCGTTTCCTTATTTCTGGCCTTTTTCATCAATGCCGCCATCCTCATTTTAGCTGGGGCAGCTTTCCACTTTTCGGGAAACCAGCAAGTAGCCGACATTACGGATGCCCACCGCTTGCTCGACCCGGTACTTGGGGTTAAAATGGCCGGTATTCTGTTTGCGGTGGCCCTGCTGGCTTCCGGTCAAAACTCTACTCTTACAGGCACGATGGCTGGGCAAATCGTCATGGAGGGCTTCATCAACCTGCGCGTTAAGCCCTGGATACGCCGGCTCATTACCCGCCTGGTAGCCATCATTCCGGCCCTGATTGTTGCTGTCCTATATGGCGAGCGTGGCACCAGCGAGTTGCTTGTCCTTAGTCAGGTGGTACTGTCCCTTCAGCTTAGTTTTGCGGTAGTGCCTCTGGTTTTATTTACGAACAGCAAAGCGAAGATGGGCCGTTTCGCGAATCCGCTCTGGATAAAGGCATTGTCATGGGCAGTGGCCGTGCTTATCATTGGCCTGAACGGGTATTTATTGTGGGATACGGTTTCGAGTTTGTGA
- a CDS encoding ArnT family glycosyltransferase: protein MNIWILFWAVTSLWYGQAVYRARFVNPAPIRYGLIDSLLVNTGAVVFLTETLSFVHQLNYAKVGLTWSGVAISFTAWAIVQHRRGGKFAGLSWNRLSTFERQCLIVTSAILGLTLLTALLYPPNNFDSLTYHMGRIGHWLQQQRIQPFATHIERQIYQPPLAEWTIMHTMLLSHSDLWANPVQWLAGVGCLVGLSLLTQQMGGSRSLQMATVFMAVTIPMFILQASSTQNDLVASFYLILVALYLLRYYQHRQIVNIVWASLALGFALLTKGTAYLFSAPLLLTWGIMELRRLFIENRRGAVANRFFYKLVVPTWLLVGISLGLNTGHYLRNFLVYAHPLTNTQLEGNYTNKVHSVPMMVSNISRNLAIHFGFPGVNQIAQQGVESLHRVLEFNITDKNTTYAGSSFKLPRLSNNEDNASSFIHLLWLTGSLIWLIRQKKQQNRTPYFILAGVIIFTFLLFCAYLKWQPWHARLHLFLFLLASPIGALGLLTAVNKGVQWPFWLFVLSAGGFVLTNPFRPLITLPPLTQPVSFWNGRERNYFVNGREYQSAFDQISTRLNQQRPDSLAIGLVLGEDDFDYMWYYQLKQPVQLYHIRVKTPSKLLDTQPTVDYIISMRTGNDTLQYGGKVYRRLDPKTGMVTLFGLR, encoded by the coding sequence ATGAACATCTGGATACTGTTTTGGGCAGTCACTAGCCTTTGGTACGGCCAGGCTGTGTACCGGGCCCGTTTTGTGAATCCGGCACCCATTCGCTACGGACTAATCGATTCGCTACTCGTCAATACGGGAGCTGTCGTTTTTCTGACGGAAACATTAAGCTTTGTTCATCAACTTAATTACGCCAAAGTAGGCCTGACCTGGAGTGGCGTAGCGATCAGCTTTACCGCTTGGGCTATCGTTCAGCACCGGCGAGGTGGGAAGTTCGCCGGACTTTCATGGAATCGGTTGTCCACATTTGAGCGCCAGTGCCTGATCGTAACAAGCGCCATTCTTGGGCTGACGCTTCTAACCGCCCTTCTTTATCCTCCCAACAATTTCGACTCCCTTACGTATCATATGGGGCGAATTGGGCACTGGTTGCAGCAGCAACGTATCCAGCCTTTTGCTACGCACATCGAACGTCAGATTTACCAGCCTCCTCTGGCCGAGTGGACGATTATGCATACGATGTTGCTCAGCCACTCTGACCTGTGGGCCAACCCTGTGCAATGGCTGGCGGGTGTTGGTTGCCTGGTAGGCTTGTCTCTGCTAACGCAGCAAATGGGCGGCTCACGTTCCTTACAGATGGCTACCGTTTTTATGGCAGTCACGATTCCGATGTTTATCCTCCAGGCATCGTCTACCCAAAACGATTTGGTCGCATCATTTTATTTAATTCTGGTGGCGCTCTATTTGCTGCGTTACTATCAGCATCGACAGATTGTAAACATCGTTTGGGCCAGTCTTGCCCTGGGCTTTGCATTGCTCACTAAAGGTACGGCCTACTTATTTAGCGCTCCCCTGCTGCTAACGTGGGGTATTATGGAACTTAGGCGCCTATTCATAGAAAACAGGCGCGGTGCGGTTGCTAACCGTTTTTTTTATAAACTGGTTGTACCAACATGGCTTCTCGTTGGAATAAGCCTGGGATTGAATACGGGTCATTATTTACGCAACTTTCTCGTTTATGCGCATCCGTTAACAAATACGCAACTGGAGGGCAACTATACCAACAAAGTCCATTCGGTACCGATGATGGTGTCGAACATAAGCCGTAATCTGGCGATTCATTTTGGGTTTCCGGGCGTAAATCAGATTGCTCAGCAGGGTGTCGAAAGCCTTCACAGGGTGCTGGAGTTCAACATAACCGATAAAAACACCACCTATGCGGGTAGTTCGTTTAAGCTGCCCAGGCTGAGTAATAATGAGGATAATGCCTCTTCGTTTATCCATCTTTTGTGGCTAACCGGCAGCCTGATTTGGCTAATCCGCCAGAAGAAGCAACAAAATCGAACGCCTTACTTCATTCTGGCTGGGGTAATTATCTTCACCTTTCTTCTGTTTTGTGCCTACCTGAAGTGGCAGCCCTGGCACGCGCGTTTGCACCTTTTCCTGTTTCTGCTGGCATCTCCGATAGGAGCCCTTGGGTTGCTAACGGCAGTTAATAAGGGGGTGCAATGGCCCTTCTGGCTATTCGTTCTGTCGGCCGGCGGCTTTGTGTTAACAAACCCATTCAGGCCGCTGATCACGTTGCCACCACTCACTCAGCCAGTATCGTTTTGGAATGGTCGGGAGCGGAATTATTTCGTTAATGGGCGTGAATACCAAAGCGCATTCGACCAGATTTCGACGCGGTTGAATCAACAAAGGCCAGATTCGTTGGCTATTGGCTTGGTTCTGGGGGAAGATGATTTCGATTATATGTGGTACTATCAGCTAAAACAGCCTGTTCAGCTCTACCACATTCGCGTCAAAACGCCCAGCAAATTATTGGATACACAGCCGACCGTTGACTACATCATTTCAATGCGCACAGGAAATGATACGCTGCAGTATGGCGGCAAGGTCTACCGGCGCCTAGACCCTAAAACGGGGATGGTGACTTTGTTTGGCCTTCGTTAA
- a CDS encoding glycosyltransferase family 2 protein codes for MKLSILIPAFNEERTIYSILEQVTTVQLPKDVEREIIIVDDCSQDMTHFWVQNFTNQFDRANIRYIRHAVNQGKGAALITGIIAATGDFLVVQDADLEYDPAEYSMLLQPILDNKADVVFGSRFLGGRPHRVLYFWHSVGNRFLTLLSNMFTDLNLTDMETCYKMFRLDTLRQINLREKRFGFEPEIVAKIARIPGIRIYEVGISYAGRTYAEGKKIGWRDGFRAIYCILYYNLFHPSKALKTVAPATTMYEHLDTVLGSH; via the coding sequence ATGAAACTATCGATTCTGATTCCAGCCTTCAATGAGGAACGAACAATATATTCGATTCTGGAGCAGGTTACGACTGTTCAGCTCCCCAAAGACGTTGAGCGAGAGATAATTATTGTGGATGATTGCTCTCAGGATATGACCCATTTTTGGGTGCAGAACTTCACGAATCAATTTGATAGGGCCAATATCCGGTACATTCGGCATGCTGTAAATCAGGGAAAAGGAGCGGCTCTGATAACCGGGATAATTGCCGCCACCGGCGACTTTCTGGTGGTGCAGGATGCTGATCTGGAGTATGACCCGGCCGAATATTCTATGTTGCTTCAGCCTATACTGGATAATAAAGCCGATGTGGTCTTTGGCTCCCGGTTTCTGGGCGGGCGGCCGCATCGGGTCTTGTATTTCTGGCATTCAGTAGGGAACAGATTTCTGACGTTGCTATCGAATATGTTTACCGATTTAAATCTGACGGACATGGAAACCTGTTACAAAATGTTCCGTCTGGACACGCTCAGGCAGATCAACTTACGCGAAAAACGGTTTGGCTTCGAGCCCGAAATTGTTGCCAAAATTGCTCGCATACCCGGCATTCGTATTTATGAAGTAGGAATTTCCTACGCTGGCAGAACCTATGCCGAGGGGAAGAAAATTGGTTGGCGCGATGGCTTCCGGGCTATCTACTGCATTTTGTATTACAACCTGTTTCATCCCTCGAAGGCTCTGAAAACTGTTGCACCCGCGACTACGATGTATGAACATCTGGATACTGTTTTGGGCAGTCACTAG
- a CDS encoding class I SAM-dependent methyltransferase, which yields MNTANPSGDSPTVNADDHYFYHTIDLPGLGEMKGEWDLREFAGDYLGHVDLRNKRVLEMGAANGFLTFYMEKKGASVVSYDLSPDQDWDMVPFAHKDGAAWAPKRKNHIRKLNNAYHLSHALFESKAQLVHGTVYAIPETVGLVDISTFGSILLHVRDPFLALEQVAKITRETIIVTEILDTGRQKIVNQLFGWMGESAVRKIRKKLLGPSLIFRPNAAVGHPEETWWHFTPEFLEQALGVLGFGDIQIKYHKQYFAQHNKTQLMYTIVAKRAVDMK from the coding sequence ATGAACACAGCCAACCCCTCCGGCGATTCGCCAACCGTTAACGCCGACGATCACTATTTTTATCACACGATTGACTTACCCGGCCTGGGTGAAATGAAGGGCGAATGGGACTTGCGGGAGTTTGCCGGCGATTACCTGGGCCATGTTGATTTACGCAACAAGCGGGTACTCGAAATGGGAGCGGCCAACGGGTTTCTTACGTTCTACATGGAAAAGAAAGGGGCCTCGGTCGTTAGCTACGATCTATCGCCCGACCAGGATTGGGATATGGTTCCTTTTGCCCATAAAGACGGGGCTGCCTGGGCGCCCAAACGCAAAAACCACATCCGCAAGCTCAACAACGCCTACCACCTGAGTCATGCGCTGTTTGAGTCCAAGGCGCAGCTCGTGCACGGTACCGTTTATGCGATTCCCGAAACCGTTGGTTTAGTGGATATCAGCACGTTTGGCAGCATTTTACTCCATGTGCGCGACCCTTTTCTGGCGCTGGAACAGGTTGCGAAGATCACCCGGGAAACCATCATTGTCACGGAGATTCTGGATACCGGTCGACAGAAAATTGTAAACCAGCTATTTGGGTGGATGGGTGAATCGGCGGTGCGGAAAATCCGGAAGAAACTACTAGGCCCATCCCTGATCTTTCGACCCAATGCGGCCGTGGGGCACCCCGAAGAAACCTGGTGGCACTTTACACCCGAATTTTTGGAACAGGCTTTAGGTGTATTGGGCTTCGGGGATATTCAGATCAAATACCACAAGCAATACTTTGCCCAGCATAATAAAACGCAACTCATGTACACCATCGTTGCCAAGCGGGCGGTGGATATGAAGTAG